The Arthrobacter sp. OAP107 DNA segment GCACGTTCGAAGACCGTGGGGAACGGTTGCCACTTCTGCGGGTCAACGGCGGCATCCCAGTTGCCCAGCATGTTGACCACCTTGTCCTGGTCCGGATCCAGGACGTCATATCCCACCAGTCCGTGCTGGCCGGGAGCGAGGCCCGTGCCCAGACTGGCGAGCGACGCGGCGGTTGTGGACGGAAACGCGGAATCCAGCCACACGGGCACGGCCGCCTGCCCCTGCTGCAGGACGCCGCGGAGGAAGGGGGTGTGAGCCGTCTTCTGCTTGAGCAGGCCGCGTCCCAGCCCGTCGGCCAGGACCACGCACACGCGCTTGGCCTGTGGGAGGCCCAGGACGTTCTCGAAGCCCGGCACGCCGAGGCTGGCGGCCGCGCTGCCCAGCACCTCGGCCACGGAGCCGCGGCCGTAGGCCGGTGCGGCTGGCAGGCCGCTAACGGCGGGCCCGGGTTTCGTAGCAGTTCTTGCGGAGTCTGAAGAATCGTTTGGCTGTTCCTGCATCTCAGCGCTTGTGCCCGCGGCTGAGCCGGTTGGCAAAAACGCCCATGCGGGGACGCGGATGGGTGGCGGACGGCGCATGCCGCGCAGGCGCGGGCGATCCGGTGTTCACCGCGCGCAGGGCACGGGCGAAAAGCTTGGCATCCTGGACCGCCTGCAGACCGTCCGCTTCGGCGCTGATCCGCAGGACGATGTCCTCCTGGGCGATCGTGCCGCTGTAGCCGTGGTCCGCCTCGCACTGCGGGTCGCCGCAGCTTGCCGGCCCCATGTCCAGGCGCTGGCCGCCGGACCAGGCAATGGAGAGGGTGACCTCGCGGACCGGGTCCGAGGGCTTGTAGTTTTGCGGCTGGGCGTACATGTAGCTCAGGACCACCGAACGGATCTGCGCGACGGGAACGGATTCGGTGGAGATCTGCGCCACGATCTGTTCGCCGGCCTCGTCGAGCTGCTGGTCGTCCACATGCGTGATCACCAGCATGTCCTCGGTGAGGACCAGGACGGTGATGTGCCGGCGGACCTCGGCGCGGTCGAAGTGCGTCTCGAGGTGGACCAGGTGTGCGAGGCAGTCCCGGCCGTCCAGGGCGTCGTCCACCACGTCGGCCACCAGCAGCGGGTAAAAGCCGGCCTGCTGCAGGGCGCCTTCGAGGCTCTGGCCCTGCACGCTGTGGTTGTGCGAGCTGTGGTGGAAGGCCTGCGGGCTGTGGTCGGGCGCTTGAGGCTTCGAGGTGGGAGGCTGGGAGCTCATTTCCCCATTTTCACAGATCGGTGTGGCACACGCTAACCAATAGGCCGGCATCGCCTGCCATGCCGCTGCGCCCGGAGCCTAGCTCCGCATGGCCCGCCGCGCGCTGTCGGTGCGCTGCGCCGCGTTCCCGATCCGCACATCAGCCGCGAGGATAAACGCCCCCTGCGGCGTGGCGAGGACCGGGTTGAACTCCACCAGGGCGATCTCCGGGTGCGCGTCCTTGAGCCGTGCCAGCCGCGCGGCCACGTCCTCGAGGGCAGAAACATCGACGGCGGGCAGCCCCTGGTAGCCGAACAGCTTCCGCGACGCGCGCGGGCTGCGGATGAGGTCGCGAAGGTCCGCGCCGGAGAGCGGCGGCGCCCGGTGCGCCCAGTCGTCCAGCAGGTTGACGGCGTCGCCGGCCAGTCCGAAGGACACGACGGGTCCCAGCAGGGGGTCCTCAATGGCGCGCAGGGTGCAGGCCTGGCCCACCGGGGCCATGGTCTGGACCTCCAGCGAGGCAAAGCCGTAGGGCTCCAGCGCCCGGCGCATCTGGCGGATGTTCAGCCGGAGGGAATCCGCGTCCTGGATGTCCAGCCGCACCCCGCCGAGGTCCAGCCGGTGCCGCAGCGTCGGATCGGTGGTCTTCAGGGCCACCGGCCAGCCCAGCCTGCCGGCTGCCGCCACGGCTTGCTCCTCTGTGTCGAAGCCTTCCGAGGGCATGACCCTGATTCCGTAGTGCGCCAGCAGCCGCGCTGCGTCTTCGGGCTCGAGCTGCTTGAGCTGCTCGCCGCGGACGTCGGCCAGCAGGTTTTCGAGGTCGGCGTGTGCGGCGTCGGGGTCGCACCCGTCGGGATCCAGGAAGAGGCCCTGGTCCCGTTCCGCCCACTCGGCGTACCGCACCACGGCGGACAGTGCGGCGACGGCCGCCCCGGGGTTCGAGTAGCAGGGCACCGGGGCCGCGCCGGGGCCCTCCCCCACCATGCCTTCCACGTAGACCGACGGATCGAGGATGCCGGTGAAGGCCGCCACCACCGGTTTCCCGGCAGCGGCGGAGGCTTCTGCGAGCGCCCCGGCAATCTTCTCCACGGTCAGTCCGCGGGCCGGAAGGAAGGCAACCACGGCCGCGTGGACCGCCTCCTTGGCCAGCACCTCGCGGAGCCGCTCCCGCAGGGCCGGCAGGGCACGGGACAGGCCGGCGTCCAGGTCCAGCCCGGTCACGAGTTCCTCAACGCCCAGGCCGTGCGACACGGCGCTGTCAGCCACCACCTTCCCCATCGCCCCGGAGTTGCTGAAAACCGCCACGCCGGCACCCTTGGGAAGCGGCTGGGCGGACACTATCTGGGCCACGTCCATAAGCTCTTCGATGGTCTCCACCCGGATGACGCCGGACTGGCGCATCATCGAGTCCAGCGCATCAGCAGGAGCCTGGGTGGTGCGCACGGCATGCCCGGGCGGCAGCTGCAGGCCCATGGTGGTGGACTTCGCCACGATTACCGGCTTGGTCCGCGCGAGCCGCCGGGCGATGCGCGAGAATTTACGCGGGTTGCCGATCGACTCCAGATACAGGCCCACGGCGGTGGTGCCGGCGTCGTCCTCCCAGAACTGCATCATGTCGTTGCCGGACACGTCGGCCCGGTTCCCAGCCGACAGGAAGGTGGAGATGCCGGCGCAGCGCCGGCTGGACGCCGCATACAGCGCCACCCCGATCGCCGCGGACTGGCTGAACAGCCCCAGGCCGCCGGCGCGGGCCAGGCTGGGCGCCATGGAGGCGTTCAGCGACACCGCGGCGTTGGTGTTCACGATGCCCAGCGAGGCCGGGCCGATGACGCGCATCCCGTTGGCCCGCGCCTGCCGCACCAGCTCGCGCTGCCGGGCGAGGCCGCGCTCCCCGTCCTCGGTGAATCCGGCCGACGCCACCAGGACGCCCTTCACGCCGGCGGCCGCGCACTCATCCACCACCTTGGGGACTTCCTCGTAAGGCACCGCCACAATAGCCAGCTGCACCGGCCCGGGCACCTCGGACAGCTTGCCGAAGGACAGCATGCCGGCCAGCTCAAAGGCTTCGGGGTTGATGGCATAGACGGGACCGGTGAAGCCGCCTTCGATGATGTGTTCCAGCAGCTGGTACCCCACCGTCCCCCACCGCCGGCTCGCGCCGATCACCGCCACCGACGACGGCGCCAGCAGGTCCTGCACGCTCCTCGCCTCCGCGCGGTGCTCCCGGGCTTCCATCACCGCACGCGATTTGTCCGTGGGGTCGATGTTGAACTCAAGGCTCACCACGCCGTCGTCGAAATGGCGTTTGACATCGTACCCGGCGTCGGAGAAGACCATGAGCATCTTGCGGTTCTCGGGCAGGACCTCGGCGCTGAACCTGCGGATCCCGTTTTCGCGGGCGGCCGCCGCGAGGTGCTCCAGCAGGATCGAGCCGATGCCGCGGCCCTGGTGCGCGTCGGCGATGTTGAAGGCCACCTCGGCTTCGGCGGGATCGTCCAGCCGGTCGTAACGGCCGATGCCGATGATGTCTCCGCCGATGGTGATCACGAAGGCGACCCGGTCCCGGTAGTCCACCTCGGTGAAACGCTTGAGTTCGCGGCTGGAGAGCCGCTCCTTGAAGGCGAAGAACCGCATGTAGATGGAGTCCTGCGACTGCCGGGTGTGGAAGGTCTGCACGGCGTCCGCGTCGGCGGGATGGATGGGCCGCAAATGCGCTGTGCCGCCGTCCCGCAGAACGACATCGGCCTCCCAATATTCCGGATATTCGCCGTCCCCGGGCTGATCCACCATAGGCTTAGCCTAGCCAAACCTCCCGAAGTGCACCCCAAAAAGGATCCACCAGCCCCATGGCACGCCGCCAAACACGCACCCCCGCAGGGGAAACAGTCCAGGACTACACCGAAAACATCGTTGACATCGACGTGACTTCCGAGATGGAAGGCTCCTTCCTGGAGTACGCGTACTCGGTCATCTACTCCCGGGCCCTGCCCGACGCCCGCGACGGCCTGAAGCCCGTCCAGCGCCGCATCCTCTACATGATGAGCGACATGGGCCTCCGCCCGGACCGGGGCCACGTCAAGAGCGCCCGTGTGGTGGGCGAGGTCATGGGCAAGCTTCACCCGCACGGCGACACCGCCATCTACGACGCCATGGTGCGCATGGCCCAGGACTTCTCGCTCCGGCTCCCCCTGATCGACGGCCATGGCAACTTCGGCTCCCTCGACGACGGCCCGGCGGCACCGCGGTACACCGAGGCCCGCCTGGCGGCGGCTGCACTCAGCATGACGGACCACCTCGACGAGAACGTGGTGGACTTCGTCCCCAACTACGACAACCAGCTCACCCAGCCGGAGGTCCTCCCGGCGGCGTTCCCCAACCTGCTGGTCAACGGCACCACCGGCATCGCGGTGGGCATGGCCACGAACATGGCGCCGCACAACCTGGTGGAAGTCATCGCAGCCGCCCGGCACCTCATCGCCAACCCGGACGCCACGCTGGAAGACATCATGCGTTTTGTCCCCGGCCCCGACCTGCCCACCGGCGGGCGCATCGTGGGCCTGGACGGCATCCGGGACGCCTACGCCACGGGCCGCGGCTCCTTCAAGACCCGCGCCAAGGTGGAGGCGGAGCAGCTCTCCGCCCGCCGGACCGGCCTCGTGGTCACCGAGCTGCCGTACATGGTGGGCCCGGAAAAGGTGATCGAGAAGATCAAGGACGCCGTCAACAGCAAGAAGCTGGCTGGCATCAGCGACGTCGTGGACCTGACCGACCGCAAGCACGGCCTGCGGCTGGTCATCGAGCTGAAGAACGGCTTCAACCCGAACGCCGTGCTCCAGCAGCTCTACCGCTACTCGCCGATGGAGGATTCCTTCGGCATCAACAACGTCACCCTCGTCGAGGGGCAGCCGCAGACGCTGGGCCTGCTGCAGCTGCTCACCGTTTATGTGGACCACCGCATCTCGGTGGTGCGTCGCCGGACCGTGTTCCGGCTTGGCAAGAAGAAGGACCGCCTCCACCTGGTGGAAGGCCTGCTCGTCGCCATCGTGGACATCGACGAGGTCATCCAGATCATCCGGTCCTCGGACGAGGCCTCCGCGGCCCGCGAGCGGCTGATGTCCATCTACGACCTCTCCGAGATCCAGGCCAACTACATCCTCGAGCTCCGGCTCCGCCAGCTGACCAAGTACAGCAGGATCGAGCTGGAGAAGGAGCAGGACGAGCTCCGCAAGGAGATCGCCGAACTGGAGGCCATCCTCGAATCCGATCAGCTGCTGCGGGAGCTGGTGTCCGGCGAACTCGGCGAGATCGCGGAGAAGTACGGCACACCGCGGCGGACGGTGCTGCTGGAATCCGAGGCCGTGGCCCCGACGGTGGCCAGCGCCGCCGGAGTCGAGGGCAAGGCAGGGGTCAAGGGCAAGCCCGCGCCGCTGGCCCTCGAGATTGCCGACGACCCATGCTGGGCGATCCTCACAGCCTCCGGCCAGATTGCCCGGACCACCAACCAGGACAGCCTGGCCGAGACAGGGCCGCGCTCCAAGCACGACGTGATCCGCTCGGTGATCAAGACGTCGGCGCGGGGCGAGATTGCCGCCGTCACCTCCCAGGGGCGCATGCTCCGGATCCAAGTGATGGACATGCCCGTCCTCCCGCCGGTCTCCGGGCTGCCGAACCTGGCCGGCGGCGTTCCGGCCACGGACTTCATCACACTCCTTAAGGGCGAGTCCCTCGTGGCGTTCGCTCCGCTCGACGAGGTGCTCGCGATCGGCACGGCCCAGGGCGTGGTCAAACGGGTACAGCCCGACTACCCCCTGAACCGCGAGGACTGGGACGTGATCACGCTGAAGGACAAGGACACCGTGGTGGGTGTGGCGCCGGCAGGGTCCGAGGACGCCGACCTGGTGTTCCTGACGCGGCAGGCACAGCTGCTGCGCTTCAGCGCCGCCGGTGTCCGGCCGCAGGGCCGCACCGCAGGTGGCATGGCAGGCATCAAGCTCGCCGCCGGCGATCAGGTGGTGTTCTTCGGCGCGGTCGCCCCCGGCGACGAGGCCGCCGTCGTCGTTACCATTTCCGGCACGGAAGGTGCCCTGCCGGGCACCGCCCCCGGGGCCGCCAAAGTGACGGCCTTCGCCGAATACCCGGCCAAGGGGCGGGCCACCGCCGGGGTCCGGGCGCACAGGTTCCTGAAGGGCGAGGACACGCTGCTGCTGGCGTGGGCCGGCCATGGTCCGGCCAAGGCGTCGTCGTCGGCAGGGGTGGCCCGCTCGCTGCCCCAGGAGCACGGCCGGCGCGACGGTTCGGGCATTCCGCTCTCGCAGGCGGTGGACGTGATCGGCCCGAGCATGGCCTGGCCGGAATCCGCCTAGACTACTGCCATGCCTATCGTTCCGGATGAAAAGGACTGGACCTGGGTCCTGTCCCGCCCCTGCACCCAGTGCGGCTTCGACGCGTCAGCCGTCACGCCGTCAACGGTTCCCGGCAGCGTCGAAAACATGCTGCCCCGATGGCGGGCCGTGCTCCGGCGGCCCGACGCGACCGAGCGGCCGGACAGCAGCACCTGGTCCGCGCTGGAGTACGCCTGCCATGTCCGGGACGTGTTCAGCCTCTTCGACCGGCGCCTCAACCTGATGCTCACCGAGGACGACGCGAAGTTCGAGAACTGGGACCAGGACCAGACGGCGGTTGACAGCGACTACGCTAACGCCGACCCCGCCGTGGTGAGCGCCGAGCTCACTACGGAGGGCGAACAGGTGGCAGCCTCCTTCGCCAGGGTGCAGGAGTCGCAGTGGGGCCGGACCGGGCTGCGCAGCAACGGCTCGGAGTTCACTGTCCTGACGCTCGCGCAGTATTTCCTTCACGACGTCGTCCACCACCTGGCGGACGTGGACGGCTGACGTCTCACCTCCGCCGCGGCTACTACAGGACCTTGTCCCAGGCCCGGCTCGTGTTGACCGGGGCGTAGCCCATCTTGCGGTACAGCGCCATGGCGCCGGTGGGGTTCTCGGAGTCCACATCCAATGACGCCTTGTCCATGCCCGCGGCGGCGAAACGCCGCATGGCATCGGCGAGGAGCGCCTGCGCGATGCCGCGCCCGCGGAATTCCCGGCGGACGCCCAGCAGGTCCGTGTAGCCCTCGGTGAACCCGCGGGTCACGGCGGTCTCCGGATCGTGGCTGGCCAGCTGGTAACCGACCACCTCACCTGTGCTGATCGCCAACACGACGGCGCTAAGATCCGGCCGGGCCAGGGGGTCGTTGACCACGAACCCCCAGGCCTCCTCATCCCTCGGTTCGCTGCCCCAGTGGTCGGCGAAGACCTGGTTATGGGCCAGGCGCACGGCTTCGCTCAGGCCGGATTCCATCGGCACCAGTTCCAGGCCATGGTCGAGGGGTGCCTCGGGCAGCGGAGCGGACAGCGGGCGGTGCATCTCGTTGTAGTAGCGGACCACCTGATACCCGGACTCCTCCAATAGGGCGCACTGGTGCTGCTGCTTCTGCTCAATGAAGATCCGCAGCCGTGGGACGGGCGCTGCACGGTCCGGGCTTTCGCTGCCTGAACCGCTGCCTGAACCCCTGCCTGAACCCGCACCGGAATCCTCCGCGAACCGCTGCCGGGTCCGCGCCTCCAGCCAGGACAGGAGGGCTGAGCCCACTCCGCGGCGCTGCCACTGCGGGTCCACGGCACAGAAGCCGTGCGCCTTTGCCCCGTCCCTGTTCTTGGTGAGACGGGCGTACCCCCGGGGAACGCCGTCGGCATCCAGACCAAGCACGGTGTTGGACCCCACCGGGTTGTTCTTGGACTCCATGATCTGTTCCAGGTCCGCCCGCCGCTCGAACCACACCGGCCGCTCAGCGGCAGCGGTCCGGGCGATCAGCGCGGCCCAGGAGTCGAGGTCCCCTTCCCCTATGGGCCGCCACCGCAGGTCCGGAAAGTCCACCGCCGGCGCATGATTGTGCGTCATGGCAACAGGCTAGCCGTCCGGTAGATCGGCAGGAAGCCGTACGCTGGCCATGACCGGGTGCGTTTCCAGACCTAGAAAGGCCGCTGATGCTCATTCTCTTCGGATTCAAGACGGTTCAGAAACTGCTGCCGGGCAGGTCGGCGACCTGCCAGTATTGCCGTGTGTTCGCCCATCAGCACGTTGAGGAGCGTGCCACCAGGTTCACGCTGTTCTTCGTTCCTGTCTTCACGACCTCCCGCTCCTACCGGATCACCTGCTCGAACTGCGGCGCCTCGTCGGTGGTCAACGGCCGCCAGAAGCGCGCGCTCGTGGGCTAGGCCGGTGCACCGGGGCTGATCCTGCCGCCCGAAGAGGCTTTCCGGCCCTCGGTTCAGGCCAGTCCCATGGTCAAATAGGAGGGTTAGACCGGCTGTCCGAGTCCGACCGCGGCCTCGGCCATAGGGAAGGAAGCAGATGAGCGATCACGAGGAACGTCCCCCGATCCCCACACCTGGAAGCGCCCAGGGCCTGGACCGAAAGGTTGCCGACGGGTGCCCGGTCGCCCATGACAGCGTGACGTCGCACGGCAGCGAAAGCGAAAATCCGGCGATCGACTCGCCGCAGCCCAAGGCGCACCGGCCGCGGAGCGTCACGGACTGGTGGCCAAACCAGCTCGACCTCTCCGTGCTTCATGCCAACCATCCGGCGGGCAACCCGCTCAGTCCCGGGTTCAGTTACCGCGAGGAGTTCCAGAAGCTCGACGTCGAGGCGCTCAAGCAGGACATCGTACAGGTCCTGACCACGTCCCAGGACTGGTGGCCCGCGGATTTCGGCCACTATGGCGGCCTGATGATCCGGTTGAGCTGGCATGCCGCCGGTACCTACCGTGTCCACGACGGCCGCGGCGGTGCGGGCGACGGCACCCAGCGGTTCGCGCCGCTCAACAGCTGGCCGGACAACGCAAACCTGGACAAGGCCCGGCGACTGCTGTGGCCCGTGAAGCAGAAGTACGGCCAAAAGCTCTCCTGGGCGGACCTGATCGTCCTCGCCGGCAACGTCGCCCTTGAGTCGATGGGATTCACGACTTTCGGCTTCGCCTTTGGCCGCGAGGACGTGTGGGAGCCCGAGGAGATCTTCTGGGGTCCGGAGGACACATGGCTCGGCGATGAGCGCTACATCGGCGAGGGCCGGATGGCCGAGGAGGTCGGCTCCACGGAGATGGGCCTGATCTACGTCAATCCCGAGGGACCCATGGGGAATCCTGATCCCAAGCTCGCCGCAGCATTCATCCGGGAGACCTTCAAGCGGATGGCGATGAACGATGAGGAAACCGTGGCCCTGATCGCCGGCGGCCACACGTTCGGCAAGACCCACGGCGCCAGTGACGCCGATGCTCACGTCGGCCCCGAGCCGGAGGCGGCGAACCTTGAGGCACAGGGCCTGGGCTGGCTGAGCACCTACGGGAGCGGCAAAGGGCCGGACACGATCACCTCTGGCCTCGAGGTGACCTGGACGGACCGGCCCACGGAGTGGACCAACCGCTTCTTCGAGATCCTGTTCGAACACGAGTGGGAGCTCGTCAAGAGTCCCGCCGGCGCCCATCAGTGGGTCGCCAAAGATGCCCCCGAGAACATCCCGGATGCCCACGACCCGGACAGGAAACACCGTCCGACGATGCTCACCACGGACCTCTCTCTGCGCTTCGACCCTGCCTATGAGAAGATCTCACGGCGTTTCCTGGAAAATCCGGACGAGTTCGCGCTCGCTTTCGCCAAGGCCTGGTACAAGCTGCTGCACCGCGACATGGGTCCCGTCGGCCCCCACCTGCTCGGCCCGTGGGTCCCCGAACCGCAGCTCTGGCAAGACCCCATTCCCGCAGCCGAGCACGGGCTGATCGACGAGCAGGACATCGCCTCGCTCAAGGAACAGCTCCTTGACTCAGGCCTGTCCGTCTCGCAGTTGGCCAGCACGGCGTGGGCCGCGGCCTCCACGTTCCGCAAGACGGACAGACGCGGCGGAGCCAACGGGGCACGGATCCGGCTGGAGCCCCAGCGCGGCTGGGAGGTCAACGAGCCTGAGCAGCTGGCGACTGCGCTGCAGGCGATCGAGACGGTGCAACAGCAGTTCCACTCTGCCCAGAACGGGGACAGGAAGGTATCCCTGGCGGACCTGATCGTCCTCGGCGGCTGCGCGGCCGTGGAGAAGGCGGCAAAGGATGCCGGCTTCACCGTAACCGTGCCCTTCAGGCCCGGCCGCACTGACGCAGCACAGGAGCAGACCGACGTCGAGTCTTTCGAGTACCTGCAGCCCCGCGCAGACGGGTTCCGTAATTATGTGCGCGCCGGCGGCAAGCTCCAGCCGGAGACGCTCCTGCTCGACAAAGCGTACCTGCTGGGCCTCTCCGCGCCGGAGATGACGGCGCTCGTCGGCGGCATGCGTGCCCTGGGCACCAACGTCGGCGGTTCCTCCCACGGCGTCCTGACCGACAGCCCGCAGGTCCTGACGAACGACTTCTTCGTCAACCTGCTCTCCCCCGGCACCCGGTGGAAGGCATCGGAGGATGAAGAGAACGTCTACGAGATCAGCGACGTCGCCACCGGTGAACTGAAGTGGACCGCCACACCCGTCGACCTGGTGTTCGGATCCAACTCCCAGCTCCGGGCGCTGGCCGAGGTCTACGCCAGCGACGACGCCAAAGAGAAGTTTGTCAATGACTTCGTGGCGGCCTGGGTGAAGGTCATGGAACTCGACCGCTTCGACCTGCGCTGACCGGAGAACCTGGACTGGCCGGGGCATCCGGGCCGGCGCTGCTGCGGCCGGCCCGGATGCTACACCGGCCGGCCGGACGCCATCACGGCAGCTGCGACGGGCAGCTGTTCGGGCCGGTGTTCGGGCCCAAGGTCCAGGATCGTATCGTCGGGGCTGATGTCGGCCGGGTTGTGGGTCACCAGCACCACGGTCCGCGACGCGAGTCCGGCGCGCAGGTCGGCGATCAGCGCCCGGCCTGATTCGGCGTCGAGGTGGGCCGTGGGCTCGTCCAGGAGGATCACATCGGCCTGCGTCATGAGGGTGCGCGCTACTGCGAGCCGCTGCCGCTCACCACCGCTGAGGAACGCTCCGCCGGGTCCGATTCGGGTATCCAGGCCATCTTCCAGCCGTGCCAGCAGGGGCGTCAGGCCAACCGCGGTCAGTGCTTCCCGCATCGCCTGCTCGGTCTCTGCTGACTGCCCGGCGCCGGGTTCCTGCCGCGGGCTGCCGAGCAGCAGGTTGCCGCGGACGGTCGAATCGAAGAGGTGGGCCTCCTGCGGGCACCACGCCGCGGTGCCCGTCACCGCGATGCGGCCTGCCCGGGCAGGAAGGAAGCCCAGCATCACTGCCAGCAGCGTGGACTTGCCTGCACCAGACTGTCCGGTGACCGCCAGCCAGCGCCCGGGCTCAGCCACGGCCGACAGACCGCTGAAGACGGTAGCGCCCCCTGGCCATGCGGCCGACAGCCCGTCCATTTCGACGCCCGGCTGCCCGAGCTCCCGGAAGTCCGGCCGGGAAGGCTGCCCGGAATCCTTGCCATAAGCGGGTTCCTTGTCGTCGCCGCTGCACAATCCGCCCGGGTCCAGGACGCCGGACTCACCGATGCGGCGCAGGACCGCACGCAGCGCCGGAAACTGCCGGACCGCCGTCGTCATGGCCCCAAAGGGTTCGGCGAGCGCCAGCTGCAGAAGGACCACGACGCCGACGGTGGTCGCCGGAAGCGATCCGGCCTGCACCTGTGGAGCGGCCAGCACGGCACTGTAGAGGGCGGCGGCGCCGCAGGCGGCCACGGTGAGTGCCTGGCCGAGCCCTTCAGCCCAGGCCGAACGCCGTGCCGCGCCGGTGGCGTCACGGTCCAGAGCACGGATGCCATCCAGAACCGGGTCCTTGGCTCCGTTCGCGTGCAGATCCGCCCTGGCGTCGAGGGCCGCGGCGACCTGCCGGAGGACCCCGGACCGCAGCCGCTGCTCGGCCTGTGCCGACATCCGGTCGGCGAGCAGGGCCGCGGCGGGCGCCGCCAGCAGGCTTACCAGGGCTGCGGCGAGCAATGCCGGCAGTGCCGCCGGAAGCAGCCAAGCCACCGTACCGGCAGCAGCCGCGGCCACCGCCACCGCGGTAACCGGCGGCAGCACCACCCGCGGGAGCAGGTCCCGGACGGTGTCAACATCCTCGATGACGGCGCCCAGCACATTGCCGCCCTGCAGCAGCCGGCGCAGGGACAACGCCCGCTGGCTCAGGGACGCCCAGAGGCCGCCGCGGAGCTTCGTCAGGGAGGCAAACACAGCTTCGTGCAGGAGGAGCCGTTCCCAGTAGCGCAGAACGGCGCGGCCGATGCCGAAGAACCGGACGCCCACGATGGCTGTCAGGAGGTACATGATGGGCGGCTGCTCGCTGGCGCGCAGGATGAGCCATCCGGACAATCCGGAAAGCGCGACGGCGAAGAGCGCAGCAAGGGCGCCGACGAACCCTGAAGCGGCGAACCGTCCGCGGACGGGCGCCAGCAGCCGGGCGAGCATCCCGGCGGTGCGGCCTGGGCCGGCCTGGGCCTCGTCCGATGTGCCGCCGGCCGTCGCGCCGGGAACGGCAGCGCTGGCCGAAGCGGGGACATCGGCGGAACTTCCAGTGCTTGACTCTACAGAGGCCGAAGGTACTCCAGCGGCCACAGCTCCGCGTCCGGACAGCGGCACGGTCCTGTCAGCGAGTTCCCTCGTCTGGCGGTCGTGGGCCACCAGGATGACGGTGGCGCGGCCCCGCAGCGATCGGATTGCCTCGTGAACCCGGTTCGCCGAGTCCCGGTCGAGGTGGGCGGTGGGCTCGTCCAGGAGCAACACCGTGGCGCCGGCCTCGATACGGGCCAGGCCGCGGGCAAGGGCAACCCGGCGTAACTCGCCCGGGCTCAGTTCGGCCGGATGCTTGTCCGCCAGATGGTCTGCGCCGACGGCCGCCAGGCATCGCCGCACTCCCCCGGCATATACTTCATCGACCCCGGAAGCTGCACTACTGGCTGCTTCGGCACGGATCACCGCACTGCCCGCAGTCAGGTACAGCAGCACCTCCCCGCGCACGGTGTCCGCCACCATCACGGGGTGCTGCGGGACCCAGGCCACATCGCCCGCCGCGAATCCCTGAAGAGTTCCGGATACAGCGGTGCCGGCGCCGGTTCCGAGCGTGCCGGCGAGAACTCCCAGCACGGTGCTCTTGCCCGCCCCGCTGGGACCATCCAGCGCTGTGACCAGTCCGGCCGGCGCCGAAAAGCTGAGAGGGCCGACGGCGGGACCCTGCCTTCCCGGATAACTCACGGTCAGGTCGCGGACAGTCACGCCTGGGGGCTGTTCACCATCCGAAGCCGGATCCGGCACGAGCCGCCGGGGCTCCGGCGCCTCCAGCACCGCCGTCGTTTCGGCAAGTGCTGCCCGGCCGTCGTCGCTCGCGTGGTGGGCGGTTCCCAGCTCACGGAGCGGAAGGTAGCAGTCGGGGGCGAGGATGAGCGCCAGCAGCCCGGCCTCCAGCGCCAT contains these protein-coding regions:
- the cydD gene encoding thiol reductant ABC exporter subunit CydD, encoding MKPQFPSGPSTRRALYGLGLLAALKALSLVLMGQAVASVLAGLMTQDPAWADQLGWGAAGVALRSVTVWAQGVAARRAALGVKEELRAELLEAALRTGVRATGPSDGGLAVLATRGLDALDSYYTQYLPALVNCAAIPLLLGARILFADWISAVVIVLTVPLVPLFMVLIGRYTEDKVRDAQAALSRLSGHMLELAKGLPVLVGLGRAAAQRRALEDISEDYRSRTMGTLRTAFLSALALELIATISVAVVAVFIGVRLVHGDMALEAGLLALILAPDCYLPLRELGTAHHASDDGRAALAETTAVLEAPEPRRLVPDPASDGEQPPGVTVRDLTVSYPGRQGPAVGPLSFSAPAGLVTALDGPSGAGKSTVLGVLAGTLGTGAGTAVSGTLQGFAAGDVAWVPQHPVMVADTVRGEVLLYLTAGSAVIRAEAASSAASGVDEVYAGGVRRCLAAVGADHLADKHPAELSPGELRRVALARGLARIEAGATVLLLDEPTAHLDRDSANRVHEAIRSLRGRATVILVAHDRQTRELADRTVPLSGRGAVAAGVPSASVESSTGSSADVPASASAAVPGATAGGTSDEAQAGPGRTAGMLARLLAPVRGRFAASGFVGALAALFAVALSGLSGWLILRASEQPPIMYLLTAIVGVRFFGIGRAVLRYWERLLLHEAVFASLTKLRGGLWASLSQRALSLRRLLQGGNVLGAVIEDVDTVRDLLPRVVLPPVTAVAVAAAAAGTVAWLLPAALPALLAAALVSLLAAPAAALLADRMSAQAEQRLRSGVLRQVAAALDARADLHANGAKDPVLDGIRALDRDATGAARRSAWAEGLGQALTVAACGAAALYSAVLAAPQVQAGSLPATTVGVVVLLQLALAEPFGAMTTAVRQFPALRAVLRRIGESGVLDPGGLCSGDDKEPAYGKDSGQPSRPDFRELGQPGVEMDGLSAAWPGGATVFSGLSAVAEPGRWLAVTGQSGAGKSTLLAVMLGFLPARAGRIAVTGTAAWCPQEAHLFDSTVRGNLLLGSPRQEPGAGQSAETEQAMREALTAVGLTPLLARLEDGLDTRIGPGGAFLSGGERQRLAVARTLMTQADVILLDEPTAHLDAESGRALIADLRAGLASRTVVLVTHNPADISPDDTILDLGPEHRPEQLPVAAAVMASGRPV